Within Proteiniborus ethanoligenes, the genomic segment CTGGTGAAGCCTTGAAAAAAGGAACCTTATTCCCTGAGCTTCATGACCCATATAAATATGAAGTATACTGTAAATAAACTTTTTAGGAGGTGCAATCTATGCAAGGCAATCGTGTAGAGCTGCTTACACAGCTTATGGAAGTAGGATTCGTGTTAATAGAAACTAACTTATATCTAGACACCCACCCAAGTGATGAAAGGGCTTTGAGGCTTCACAATACTTTTTCTCAAAAATATAGAGAGCTTGAATGCCTTTACGAGTCACAATATGGACCACTAAAGTTTACTGGTATGAGTAGATGCCCGTGGCAATATATAGAAGAACCTTGGCCATGGGAAGTTGATTTTGGAAAATGTAGATGCTAAAGGAGGCTAATATATGTGGATTTACGAAAAAAAACTTGAATATCCTGTTAGAGTAAATACTACTAACCCAACTCTAGCAGCTATGATAATAGAACAATTTGGTGGTCCAGACGGCGAACTCTCTGCTGGAATCAGATATCTTACACAAAGATGGACTATGCCCACTGGAATGGCTAAGGGAATATTGACGGATATAGGTACCGAAGAACTAGCTCATTGGGAAATGATAGGTACGCTTGTTTATAAGCTTACTAAGGATGCTACTGTAGAACAAATAAAAGGAACTCCTTTCGAGGCTCATTATGTAAATCATGGTAAAAGTCCATTTCCACACAATGCCGCAGGCAATCCTTGGACTGCTTCTTACATCCAGTCAAAAGCAGATCCTGTAACTGATTTACATGAAGACATGGCTGCTGAACAAAAAGCAAGAACCACTTATGAATATCTAATACGTATAAGCGACGACCCTGGTGTTATAGATACCTTAAGATTTTTAAGAGAAAGAGAAGTTGTACATTTTCAAAGATTTGGAGAAGCACTTTGCATTGTAGAAGAGCATATGTGTAAAAAGAAGTATTATTAAAGAACATATAAATAGTATAGGATAGTTTTACTGTCCTATACTATTTATATCTAATTCCTCAAAGCTAATATCTAGCAGTGGATATTTCTGCCAGCCTACATCGTCAAAATGCCACCATTCACTACTAATTCCTTTAAATCCGCAATCCTCCATTACCCTAGTCATAAATTTTACATTTGTCCTTGCAACTTCTGTGTGATATAGATAATTTATAGAAGCTTTTTCTGTAAAGTCATCAAATGCTGTAGGCATTTCCAGCTCAATTCCATCCTTATCCACTAGAGTAATGTCTATTGAAGCACCTCTATTGTGCTTTGAACCAATCTTGGGATCAGCTACATACCGAGAGTCTTTTACATATTCCCAAAATACCTTTTGAACGTATAAAGGCCTATATGCATCCCAAATCTTTATTGTAAACCCGTTCTCTTTAAAAATAGCATTGGCCTTTTTCAATTTTAATGCTGTTTCTTTTTGTAAATAAGCCTTACTATTCCTTGGATAAACCTGTTTTTTTACAAAGTTGTTTTGTGTTGCATATCTTAACTCTATTATGAAAGAAGAATCTATTGACTCTAAAGAAACTAGCTCATAAAGGTTCTTCAAATTTGACACCTTCCTTTCCTTATGTTTTCTCAACTCATAGATTGAGATCTACGAATTAATAGCTATATTCTACATGGTTTATTTACTATCCTTTTATATTCTTTAAATGCTTCTATATAATAATCATCCTATTTGCTTATTAACTATATTCTTCTGTGTAACACTTTTGAACCAAATAAATATAATAGCATTATCAGATAAAAAAACAGTTAAATCCAATAGTATATTTGGATTATTTATTATTATATTTATTAGCCTAGGCTAACTTTTTACTGTTGTTAGCTAAAGCTAATACATAACTATTTAATTGGAGGTAAAATAATGGAAACTTATAATAATATTTCGATGGTTTTTAATCAAGTAAAGCATGAAAAAATACTACTTCATCAGCTACCAGTAGGTAAATCAGCAAGAGTAAAGGAGCTTTTAAGTAAAGGACTTTCTAGGAGAAGACTCCTTGATTTAGGTCTTATACCGAACTCTCTTGTATCCGTTGAAAGAATAAGTCCTTCTGGAAATCCAATAGCTTTTAACATAAGAGGAGCTATTATAGCTTTAAGAAAGGAGGAAGCACAAAATATAGTTGTGAAGCCTATATAATTTAATTCTAGGGGAGGAAAAAGATGGGTCTAACTAGTCAATCTAGCGGGTTGTCTCTTTTGAAGGATAAGTTTAATATATCTAAAAAAAGTGAGGAGCAAATAGTAATAGCCCTTGCAGGCAATCCTAATACGGGAAAAAGCACTCTATTTAATTATCTTACTGGATTGAACCAGCATACAGGAAACTGGCCTGGGAAAACTGTAGCAAATGCTCAAGGTAGTTTTAAATATAAGGATAAGGAATATTTATTAGTTGACTTACCAGGAACCTATTCTATTCTTGCTAACTCTGTTGAGGAACAGGTGGCAAGAGACTTTATATGCTTTGGTCATCCTCAGATTACGATAGTAATTGCAGATGCTACATGTTTAGAGAGAAACTTAAATCTAGTACTTCAAATAATGGAAATAACGGATAATGTAATACTTTGCCTTAATCTTATGGATGAGGCTAATAGGAAAGGTATAAAAGTTCAAACTCATAAATTAGAAAAGGATTTAGGTATCCCTGTAATCCCAATGGTAGCCAGAGATGGTGTTGGTGTTCACATACTAAAGGATACGATTGAAAAAATAGTTGAAGGAGAAATCCAACCTAATCCTTATAAAATACAATATGATAATAATATAGAATCATTAGTAAGAGAAATAACAGAACATCTGCCTGAATACATAAGAGAAAAGCTTAATGCAAGATGGATAGCCCTTAGACTTATAGATGGAGATAGCAGCATATTAAAGTCTATGAGAGAATTTCTATTAATTAATGAGTCCATGGAAACAGAGCAATCTGGTAATATGTCAAGAGATGATTTTTAAAGAAAATAAAAG encodes:
- a CDS encoding manganese catalase family protein, with the protein product MWIYEKKLEYPVRVNTTNPTLAAMIIEQFGGPDGELSAGIRYLTQRWTMPTGMAKGILTDIGTEELAHWEMIGTLVYKLTKDATVEQIKGTPFEAHYVNHGKSPFPHNAAGNPWTASYIQSKADPVTDLHEDMAAEQKARTTYEYLIRISDDPGVIDTLRFLREREVVHFQRFGEALCIVEEHMCKKKYY
- a CDS encoding spore coat protein CotJB is translated as MQGNRVELLTQLMEVGFVLIETNLYLDTHPSDERALRLHNTFSQKYRELECLYESQYGPLKFTGMSRCPWQYIEEPWPWEVDFGKCRC
- a CDS encoding FeoB small GTPase domain-containing protein; this encodes MGLTSQSSGLSLLKDKFNISKKSEEQIVIALAGNPNTGKSTLFNYLTGLNQHTGNWPGKTVANAQGSFKYKDKEYLLVDLPGTYSILANSVEEQVARDFICFGHPQITIVIADATCLERNLNLVLQIMEITDNVILCLNLMDEANRKGIKVQTHKLEKDLGIPVIPMVARDGVGVHILKDTIEKIVEGEIQPNPYKIQYDNNIESLVREITEHLPEYIREKLNARWIALRLIDGDSSILKSMREFLLINESMETEQSGNMSRDDF
- a CDS encoding FeoA family protein; translation: METYNNISMVFNQVKHEKILLHQLPVGKSARVKELLSKGLSRRRLLDLGLIPNSLVSVERISPSGNPIAFNIRGAIIALRKEEAQNIVVKPI
- a CDS encoding M15 family metallopeptidase; protein product: MKNLYELVSLESIDSSFIIELRYATQNNFVKKQVYPRNSKAYLQKETALKLKKANAIFKENGFTIKIWDAYRPLYVQKVFWEYVKDSRYVADPKIGSKHNRGASIDITLVDKDGIELEMPTAFDDFTEKASINYLYHTEVARTNVKFMTRVMEDCGFKGISSEWWHFDDVGWQKYPLLDISFEELDINSIGQ